In Streptomyces sp. RFCAC02, the following proteins share a genomic window:
- a CDS encoding TetR/AcrR family transcriptional regulator: MARAGLTAERLTLAGAELADEVGFEHVTVSELARRSGVKVASLYSHVRNSADLKTRIALLALQDLADRAADAVAGRAGKDALTALANVYRDYAREHPGRYAATRFPLDPETAAASAGVRHAQLTRAILRGYDLPEPERTHAVRLLGSVFHGYVSLEMGGGFSHSAPDSDETWTRTMDALDALLRNWPGP; encoded by the coding sequence ATGGCACGCGCGGGTCTCACCGCCGAACGTCTCACCCTCGCCGGGGCCGAGCTGGCCGACGAGGTCGGATTCGAGCACGTGACCGTGTCCGAGCTGGCGCGGCGCTCCGGCGTCAAGGTCGCGAGCCTCTACTCGCACGTACGGAACTCCGCCGACCTCAAGACCCGCATCGCCCTCCTCGCCCTCCAGGACCTCGCCGACCGCGCCGCCGACGCCGTGGCCGGCCGGGCCGGCAAGGACGCCCTGACCGCCCTCGCGAACGTCTACCGCGACTACGCCCGCGAGCACCCGGGCCGCTACGCCGCCACCCGCTTCCCGCTCGACCCCGAAACGGCCGCCGCCAGCGCCGGCGTCCGGCACGCGCAGCTCACCCGCGCCATCCTGCGCGGCTACGACCTGCCGGAACCCGAGCGGACCCACGCCGTACGGCTGCTGGGCAGCGTCTTCCACGGCTACGTCAGCCTGGAGATGGGCGGCGGCTTCAGCCACAGCGCGCCCGACAGCGACGAGACATGGACGCGGACCATGGACGCCCTCGACGCCCTCCTGCGGAACTGGCCCGGACCCTGA
- a CDS encoding class I SAM-dependent methyltransferase, with protein MRAHRIDRPDDLDAVRDSYDRVADNYVHMVRTTGVGDIREDPWLKASIDAFADAVGGSGPVLDVGCGPGTVTAYLAERGLDVSGVDLSPRMIEHARRLYPQCRFDVASATELDLADASLGGVLGWWSLFNLPRDVLPQVLASFARALRPGGYFITATHVGDGDVTRTEAYGGVPVRWTTHRWRPEQLVDLIERAGLRTVAELRLPAGELTGPGVVITARRPPH; from the coding sequence ATGCGCGCACACCGTATTGACCGCCCGGACGATCTCGACGCGGTCCGTGATTCCTACGACCGGGTGGCCGACAACTACGTCCACATGGTGCGGACGACGGGCGTCGGCGACATCCGCGAGGACCCGTGGCTGAAGGCGTCGATCGACGCCTTCGCCGACGCCGTCGGCGGGTCGGGGCCGGTCCTCGACGTCGGCTGCGGCCCCGGGACGGTGACCGCCTACCTCGCCGAACGCGGGCTCGACGTGTCCGGCGTCGACCTCTCCCCCCGGATGATCGAGCACGCGCGACGCCTCTACCCGCAGTGCCGCTTCGACGTCGCGTCCGCCACCGAACTCGACCTCGCCGACGCGTCGCTCGGCGGCGTACTCGGGTGGTGGTCGCTGTTCAACCTCCCGCGCGACGTACTGCCGCAGGTCCTCGCCTCGTTCGCGCGCGCCCTGCGGCCGGGCGGGTACTTCATCACCGCGACGCACGTCGGCGACGGGGACGTGACGCGCACCGAGGCGTACGGGGGCGTGCCCGTGCGCTGGACGACGCACCGGTGGCGGCCGGAACAGCTCGTGGACCTGATCGAACGGGCCGGCCTGCGCACCGTCGCGGAACTCCGCCTCCCGGCGGGCGAACTCACCGGCCCCGGCGTGGTCATCACAGCCCGACGCCCGCCGCACTGA
- the argS gene encoding arginine--tRNA ligase → MVQQVRSLADQVATAMRAAMADVLPAELATEDPLVRRSERADFQANAALSLAKRLGRNPRELGAELAARLADVPWITAAEVSGPGFVNISLADSAMLESAAARDADDRLGVPADQAGQTVVLDYSGPNVAKEMHVGHLRSTLIGDALARVLGFLGAEVVRQNHVGDWGTQFGMLIQYLFEHPENAWRTKEVGQEETAGAVSALDGLYRTARQVFDADPAFKERAQRRVVALQSGDEETVAAWREIVTESEIAFQQIYDRLGVLLTRDDVLGESFYNPWLNDVVSELTGKGVLEDSEGAKVVFFDDIRGPEGKRVPMLVRKSDGGFGYAATDLATIRYSVQEFNGTRLIYVVDARQAQHFEMVFRTARRAGWLTDGIEAVHAANGTINGPDGRPFKTRSGGTVRLADLLDEAENRAREVVAEKNPAMAPAELDRIARLAGIGAVKFAELSTSRAKDYSFDVDRMVSFTGQTGVYLQYTHTRIASILRKAAVTGAGIGAFDPGQTLEPAERTLLLEADAFGSVLSGVAETLEPHQLAGYLYSLARAFTAFYESCPVLADSVPQPIRANRLALCRLTRATLARGLELLGIAAPERM, encoded by the coding sequence ATGGTGCAGCAGGTGCGGTCTCTGGCCGATCAGGTGGCTACGGCAATGCGGGCGGCGATGGCGGACGTCCTGCCCGCCGAGCTCGCAACCGAAGACCCCCTCGTGCGACGTTCCGAGCGTGCGGACTTCCAGGCCAACGCCGCCCTTTCCCTCGCCAAGCGCCTGGGACGCAACCCGCGCGAGCTGGGCGCTGAGCTCGCCGCCCGGCTCGCGGACGTGCCCTGGATCACCGCAGCCGAGGTCTCAGGACCCGGCTTCGTCAACATCTCCCTCGCCGACTCGGCCATGCTGGAGAGCGCTGCAGCCCGCGATGCGGACGACCGGCTCGGGGTACCCGCCGACCAGGCCGGTCAGACGGTCGTACTGGACTACTCCGGGCCGAACGTCGCCAAGGAGATGCACGTCGGCCACCTGCGTTCGACGCTGATCGGCGACGCGCTGGCCCGTGTACTGGGCTTCCTCGGCGCCGAGGTCGTGCGCCAGAACCACGTCGGTGACTGGGGCACCCAGTTCGGCATGCTCATCCAATACCTCTTCGAGCACCCGGAGAATGCCTGGCGCACCAAGGAGGTCGGCCAGGAGGAGACGGCCGGGGCCGTTTCCGCCCTCGACGGGCTCTACCGCACCGCACGCCAGGTGTTCGACGCCGACCCGGCCTTCAAGGAACGCGCGCAACGCCGTGTCGTCGCGCTCCAGAGCGGTGACGAGGAGACCGTCGCCGCGTGGCGGGAGATCGTCACCGAATCGGAGATCGCCTTCCAGCAGATCTACGACCGGCTCGGTGTCCTGCTCACGCGTGACGACGTGCTGGGCGAGTCCTTCTACAACCCCTGGCTCAATGATGTGGTCTCGGAACTGACCGGCAAGGGAGTCCTGGAGGACAGCGAGGGTGCGAAGGTCGTCTTCTTCGACGACATTCGCGGCCCCGAGGGCAAGCGCGTTCCCATGCTGGTGCGGAAGAGCGACGGCGGGTTCGGTTACGCCGCCACCGACCTGGCCACCATCCGGTACAGCGTCCAGGAGTTCAACGGCACGCGCCTCATCTATGTCGTGGACGCACGCCAGGCACAGCACTTCGAGATGGTCTTCCGCACTGCGCGCCGCGCCGGCTGGCTCACGGACGGGATCGAGGCAGTGCACGCCGCCAACGGGACCATCAACGGTCCGGACGGCCGGCCGTTCAAGACGCGTTCCGGCGGTACCGTGCGTCTCGCCGACCTCCTGGACGAGGCGGAGAACCGCGCCCGTGAGGTCGTCGCCGAGAAGAACCCGGCCATGGCGCCCGCGGAGCTCGACCGCATCGCCCGCCTGGCGGGTATCGGCGCGGTCAAGTTCGCGGAGCTGTCCACCTCGCGTGCGAAGGACTACTCCTTCGACGTCGACCGCATGGTCAGCTTCACCGGACAGACCGGCGTCTACCTCCAGTACACCCACACCCGCATCGCCTCCATCCTGCGGAAGGCGGCCGTCACCGGTGCGGGCATCGGGGCGTTCGACCCGGGGCAGACCCTCGAACCGGCCGAACGGACCCTCCTCCTCGAAGCGGACGCGTTCGGCAGTGTGCTCAGTGGCGTTGCCGAAACGCTGGAACCCCACCAGCTCGCCGGGTATCTCTACAGCCTGGCCAGGGCGTTCACGGCGTTCTACGAGTCCTGTCCGGTTCTCGCGGACAGCGTGCCGCAGCCGATTCGTGCGAATCGGCTGGCGCTCTGCAGGCTCACCCGCGCGACACTGGCCCGCGGCCTGGAACTGCTCGGTATCGCCGCGCCTGAGCGGATGTGA
- a CDS encoding aminoglycoside phosphotransferase family protein yields MRPTIDTALVGNLLDRQLPQWSALPLKPVDPAGSDHVIHRLGDDLAVRLPCHDGAIGQARKEAEWLPRLAPHLPLAVPVPVAVGEPDLGYPWPWQVSRWLAGEVATSAALGDSVEAAVELAGFLTALQGIPPAASDDLAGPPLAHRDRETRAAIARAGDAFDTAALTALWDAALAAPGWDGPPVWFHGDFHTGNVLTTGGRPSAVIDFGSLGTGDPAPDLMMAFTLFSAAPRAAFRTALGVDDATWLRGRGWALTGGIVAYAAYAATNPRVAAQTTRQITATLTG; encoded by the coding sequence ATCCGTCCCACGATCGACACCGCACTCGTCGGGAACCTGCTCGACAGGCAACTCCCGCAGTGGTCCGCACTCCCGCTGAAGCCGGTCGACCCGGCCGGCTCCGACCACGTGATCCACCGGCTGGGCGACGACCTGGCCGTCCGGCTGCCGTGCCACGACGGCGCGATCGGGCAGGCGCGCAAGGAGGCGGAGTGGCTGCCGCGGCTCGCACCGCACCTGCCGCTGGCCGTCCCCGTCCCGGTGGCCGTGGGCGAGCCGGACCTCGGCTACCCGTGGCCGTGGCAGGTGTCCCGCTGGCTGGCCGGCGAGGTCGCGACCAGCGCGGCACTGGGCGACTCGGTCGAGGCCGCCGTCGAACTCGCCGGCTTCCTGACCGCGCTGCAGGGCATCCCGCCGGCGGCGTCCGACGACCTGGCGGGCCCGCCGCTGGCCCACCGGGACCGGGAGACGCGGGCCGCGATCGCACGGGCCGGCGACGCCTTCGACACGGCGGCCCTGACCGCCCTGTGGGACGCGGCCCTCGCCGCGCCCGGCTGGGACGGCCCCCCGGTCTGGTTCCACGGCGACTTCCACACCGGCAACGTGCTGACGACCGGCGGCCGCCCGAGCGCCGTCATCGACTTCGGCAGCCTCGGCACCGGCGACCCGGCCCCCGACCTGATGATGGCGTTCACCCTGTTCTCGGCCGCGCCGCGGGCCGCGTTCCGGACGGCACTCGGCGTGGACGACGCCACGTGGCTGCGGGGCCGCGGCTGGGCACTGACCGGCGGGATCGTCGCGTACGCGGCCTACGCGGCGACGAACCCGAGGGTGGCGGCACAGACAACACGCCAGATCACCGCGACCCTCACGGGCTGA
- a CDS encoding N-acetyltransferase: protein MLIREEQPADIDHVRDLHLRAFGDHGVVVTALLDDLRAIVTAGEGLSLVAEDGERIVGHVMFTRSRLDAPRRLVDVQVLSPLAVTPDRHREGIGTRLVRHGLGVLAERGVPAVFLEGDPGYYRRLGFVPGGDLGFITPSPRVPDPCFLSITLPAHEPWMTGTLVYAEAFWRHDAVGMRDPHA, encoded by the coding sequence GTGCTGATTCGTGAAGAACAACCGGCGGACATCGACCATGTCCGCGACCTCCATCTGCGGGCGTTCGGCGACCACGGCGTCGTCGTCACGGCCCTGCTGGACGACCTGCGCGCGATCGTGACCGCCGGCGAGGGGCTTTCCCTCGTCGCCGAGGACGGGGAACGGATCGTCGGGCACGTGATGTTCACCCGCAGCCGCCTCGACGCGCCCCGCCGGCTCGTGGACGTGCAGGTCCTCAGCCCGCTGGCCGTCACGCCCGACCGCCATCGGGAGGGCATCGGCACCCGCCTGGTGCGGCACGGTCTCGGTGTGCTCGCCGAGCGGGGCGTGCCCGCCGTCTTCCTGGAGGGCGACCCGGGCTACTACCGGCGGCTCGGTTTCGTGCCGGGCGGCGACCTGGGGTTCATCACGCCGTCCCCCCGCGTCCCGGACCCCTGCTTCCTGAGCATCACACTGCCGGCTCACGAGCCGTGGATGACGGGGACGCTGGTGTACGCCGAGGCGTTCTGGCGGCACGACGCGGTCGGCATGCGCGACCCGCACGCCTGA
- a CDS encoding class I SAM-dependent methyltransferase: MGREQEELWDAETAREYDTPGTGMFAPEVLGPTVERLAALADGGAALEFAIGTGRVAVPLARRGVPVTGIDLSRPMIDRLRAKADGATIPVVVGDMATATAPGTFRLVYLVFNTIANLLTQDAQVACFRNAARHLTPGGRFVIELWVPELRKLPPGRQAVVCRVETGYIGLDTYDTLHQHVVSHHFTFGAGRDARLFRTPHRYIWPAELDLMARLAGFALESRHADWNGTEFTAESPSHVSVYRLPHDG; the protein is encoded by the coding sequence ATGGGACGGGAACAGGAAGAGCTGTGGGACGCGGAGACCGCCCGGGAGTACGACACGCCGGGCACCGGCATGTTCGCGCCCGAGGTCCTCGGGCCGACCGTGGAGCGTCTCGCCGCGCTCGCCGACGGGGGAGCCGCCCTCGAATTCGCCATCGGGACCGGCCGCGTCGCCGTCCCGCTCGCCCGGCGCGGGGTGCCCGTCACCGGCATCGACCTGTCGCGGCCGATGATCGACCGGCTGCGCGCCAAGGCCGACGGGGCGACGATCCCGGTCGTCGTCGGCGACATGGCGACCGCGACGGCGCCGGGCACGTTCCGGCTCGTCTACCTGGTGTTCAACACGATCGCCAACCTCCTCACCCAGGACGCGCAGGTCGCCTGCTTCCGGAACGCCGCCCGCCACCTCACGCCCGGCGGGCGGTTCGTCATCGAACTGTGGGTCCCCGAACTGCGGAAACTCCCGCCCGGCCGGCAGGCCGTGGTGTGCCGCGTGGAGACGGGCTACATCGGCCTCGACACGTACGACACCCTGCACCAGCACGTCGTCTCGCACCACTTCACGTTCGGCGCGGGGCGGGACGCACGGCTCTTCCGCACCCCGCACCGCTACATCTGGCCCGCCGAACTCGATCTCATGGCCCGGCTCGCCGGGTTCGCGCTCGAATCGCGGCACGCCGACTGGAACGGCACCGAGTTCACGGCCGAGTCACCGTCCCACGTCTCCGTCTACCGCCTCCCGCACGACGGCTGA